In Amycolatopsis jiangsuensis, the following proteins share a genomic window:
- a CDS encoding DUF6531 domain-containing protein produces MVNPLIAEREDSTTAYSGISLAESANDLKQGIEKGDWAAVAMGAVGTALDALSMAMDPFGAVLAAGVGWLMEHVGPLSDALDGLTGDADQIKSQAETWANAAKELGAIGTDLSALVEADLQSWTGEAADAYRQRTKDMVDLLTAAQKGCEGASSGVQTAGEVVAAVRSLVRDIIAELIGHLISWALQVLFTLGIGMTWVVPQVAAAVAKTASQIASITTKLVKALKGLMPLLKRAGSLFDEAGAAMRKIKGGKADAPPPPRDINGKGGNDRGLDTKKDDDGTDISSAGNDGNHNSGNGNNSGNNSGGGNPRNDDQTDVSGTGDRGGDRDRGGGGNDTTGKDGKDGKDDRSTSGDAKNTCGDPIDVATGEVVMTQVDVTLPGDGGDLQLSRTHLSSYTGGRWFGPSWTSTVDQRLELDGSRVRFYSEDGMVLTYPVPAGEPVLPEQGPRHRLARTPEGYRLSFGDRELHFAGSGAVLPLVAIEQGGSRTEFGYAADGTPAKLRRDDGVELTISTEQGRIVAFGAPEQAPLVRFSYNRLGQLSTIADFAGRPQRLDYDFGHRLVGWQDRTGTWYRYVYDGAGRCVRAVGANGYYNATFVYEPGTTRHTDATGHTWSYRFNDAKQLIERVDPLGNSRRYQWNRRDELLSQVDEIGRETGYEYDDGELVAVHHPGGSTVRVAPAEGGETLLRAGEGTDEIQRVVPASDPAATLVEAGIAADLPGAPDPFEDDPVTGRSARPGDRDLFGRPRLVHTASGGAARLGWTADGRRAWRLGPHGARETWVHDAEGQVVEYRDAGGAARRRKYGPFGLVLEETDTAGARTLFTYDGELRLTSVTNPSGLVWQYVYDAAGRLVEEIDYDGRRLAYTYDAAGQLRRMTNGMGVPTEYDYDVHGNVVVRRTPDDLTLYEYDALGRLTVAENTESRVEIVRDGSDRVITDTINGIGVCWRHDGEKLVRRTSSGVDSEWRFGESGLPRSLRIAGHDVEFAYDDVERESTRSVDGTVVLQRRFDAEDRLAEEDVAGVGLRTYSYRPDGRLAAVGDAIRPWQLSFDNAGRVSEARGPAGVEQFTYDAAGTMTSAVTPSLPGPRTYAGNWIVSAGDTYYSADAQGRVTGRYDTSRQGGPSCTYAWDHLDRLRSAVTPDGALWTYHYDPLGRRFAKRRFAAGEGGEAELTDDFRFLWNEMTLVERVEYRPADNSYRILTWEHLYDDDRPVVQVETAGPGSPARFRAVITSPAGKPTELLDEHGALVWQDRSSFWGAPLPGADSAAIPLAFPGQHRDEETGLHYNVYRYYDPQTTRYLSQDPIGLAAAPNPVGYVDQPLLVGDPLGLVGTCGATGPQGGTRSLPGPPPRRREFRERTDFRHDVDSMTKEEFERFKPQLDEMLKADKHFFWSGGFLDRRRAPGDTSDPYLGPLQDRATQIARQHGGNTLEGTLYDNKIKMPGWVNDPNDPRKALVEEKWKYVSERWANNSPGSAHVVFPGRPDAHSRIDLSSKESGPDDIYSHRREGNVWDTIEYPRLRDNGITDITKYDSETGNARPYRHRA; encoded by the coding sequence ATGGTGAATCCGCTGATCGCCGAGCGCGAGGACTCCACCACGGCCTACTCCGGCATTTCGCTGGCGGAGTCGGCGAACGATCTGAAGCAGGGGATCGAGAAGGGCGACTGGGCCGCGGTCGCGATGGGTGCCGTCGGTACGGCGCTCGACGCGCTGTCGATGGCCATGGACCCGTTCGGCGCGGTCCTCGCCGCCGGGGTGGGCTGGTTGATGGAGCACGTCGGCCCGCTCTCCGACGCGCTCGACGGACTGACCGGTGACGCGGACCAGATCAAGTCGCAGGCCGAGACCTGGGCCAACGCCGCCAAGGAACTCGGCGCCATCGGCACGGATCTGTCCGCTCTGGTGGAGGCGGACCTGCAGTCGTGGACCGGGGAAGCGGCCGACGCGTACCGGCAGCGGACCAAGGACATGGTCGATCTCCTGACCGCCGCGCAGAAGGGCTGTGAAGGAGCCTCCAGCGGGGTGCAGACCGCGGGCGAGGTCGTCGCCGCCGTCCGCAGCCTCGTCCGCGACATCATCGCCGAGCTCATCGGTCACCTGATCAGCTGGGCGCTGCAGGTCCTGTTCACCCTCGGCATCGGCATGACCTGGGTGGTGCCGCAGGTCGCGGCCGCGGTCGCGAAGACGGCATCGCAGATCGCCAGTATCACCACCAAGCTCGTCAAGGCGCTCAAAGGCCTGATGCCGCTGCTCAAGCGGGCCGGTTCGCTGTTCGACGAGGCGGGCGCGGCGATGCGCAAGATCAAGGGCGGCAAGGCCGACGCGCCGCCCCCGCCCAGGGACATCAACGGCAAGGGCGGCAACGACCGCGGGCTGGACACCAAGAAGGACGACGACGGAACCGACATCTCCAGTGCCGGCAACGACGGCAACCACAACTCCGGCAACGGCAACAACTCCGGCAACAACTCCGGCGGCGGCAACCCGAGGAACGACGACCAGACCGACGTCAGCGGCACCGGCGACCGGGGCGGCGACCGCGACCGGGGTGGCGGCGGCAACGACACCACCGGCAAGGACGGCAAAGACGGCAAGGACGACCGTTCGACGTCGGGCGATGCGAAGAACACCTGCGGTGACCCCATCGACGTGGCCACCGGCGAGGTCGTCATGACGCAGGTCGACGTGACGTTGCCCGGTGACGGCGGGGACCTGCAGCTCTCCCGCACACATCTGTCGTCCTACACCGGCGGCCGGTGGTTCGGTCCGTCGTGGACGTCCACTGTGGACCAGCGGCTGGAACTCGACGGCAGCCGCGTCCGGTTCTACTCCGAGGACGGGATGGTGCTGACCTACCCCGTTCCGGCCGGCGAACCAGTGCTGCCCGAGCAGGGGCCGCGGCACCGGCTGGCCCGTACACCGGAGGGGTACCGGCTTTCGTTCGGCGATCGTGAGCTGCACTTCGCCGGCAGCGGCGCCGTCCTGCCGCTGGTGGCCATCGAGCAGGGCGGCAGCCGTACCGAGTTCGGCTACGCCGCCGACGGCACGCCCGCGAAGCTCCGTCGTGACGACGGCGTCGAGCTCACGATCAGCACCGAGCAGGGGCGGATCGTCGCGTTCGGGGCTCCGGAGCAGGCGCCGCTGGTGCGCTTCTCCTACAACCGGCTCGGCCAGCTGAGCACCATCGCGGACTTCGCCGGCCGCCCCCAGCGGCTCGACTACGACTTCGGTCACCGGCTCGTCGGCTGGCAGGACCGCACCGGCACCTGGTACCGCTACGTCTACGACGGTGCCGGTCGCTGCGTCCGGGCAGTGGGGGCGAACGGCTACTACAACGCGACGTTCGTCTACGAGCCCGGCACGACCCGGCACACCGACGCCACCGGGCACACCTGGAGCTACCGGTTCAACGACGCCAAGCAACTGATCGAGCGCGTCGATCCGCTCGGCAACTCCCGGCGCTATCAGTGGAACCGGCGTGACGAGCTGCTGTCCCAAGTGGACGAAATCGGCCGGGAGACCGGTTACGAGTACGACGACGGCGAACTGGTGGCCGTGCACCATCCGGGAGGATCCACGGTACGGGTGGCGCCGGCCGAGGGCGGCGAGACACTTCTCCGGGCCGGCGAAGGCACGGACGAGATCCAGCGGGTGGTCCCGGCCTCGGATCCGGCGGCCACTCTCGTCGAAGCCGGGATCGCCGCGGACCTTCCCGGGGCTCCCGACCCGTTCGAGGACGACCCCGTCACCGGCCGTTCCGCTCGCCCCGGCGATCGCGACCTGTTCGGCCGGCCTCGCCTCGTGCACACGGCTTCCGGTGGTGCGGCGAGGCTCGGCTGGACGGCCGACGGCCGCCGCGCCTGGCGGCTCGGCCCGCACGGTGCCCGCGAGACCTGGGTGCACGACGCCGAAGGCCAGGTCGTGGAGTACCGCGACGCGGGCGGGGCCGCGCGCCGCCGCAAGTACGGTCCGTTCGGACTCGTGCTGGAGGAGACCGACACCGCGGGTGCGCGCACGCTGTTCACCTACGACGGCGAGCTGCGGCTCACCTCGGTGACCAACCCGAGCGGACTCGTCTGGCAGTACGTCTACGACGCCGCCGGCAGGCTCGTCGAGGAGATCGACTACGACGGCCGCAGGCTCGCCTACACCTACGACGCGGCGGGTCAGCTGCGCCGGATGACCAACGGCATGGGTGTTCCGACCGAGTACGACTACGACGTCCACGGCAACGTGGTGGTGCGGCGCACCCCGGACGACCTCACGCTCTACGAGTACGACGCGCTCGGCAGGTTGACGGTCGCCGAGAACACCGAATCGCGGGTCGAGATCGTCCGTGACGGCAGCGACCGGGTCATCACCGACACGATCAACGGGATCGGGGTGTGCTGGCGTCACGACGGCGAGAAGCTCGTCCGCCGGACCTCGTCCGGTGTGGACAGTGAGTGGCGGTTCGGCGAGTCGGGGCTGCCGCGGTCGCTGCGGATCGCCGGTCACGACGTCGAATTCGCCTACGACGACGTGGAACGGGAGAGCACGCGCAGCGTCGACGGAACCGTGGTGCTCCAGCGGCGGTTCGACGCGGAGGACCGGCTCGCCGAGGAGGACGTCGCGGGCGTCGGCCTGCGCACCTACAGTTACCGCCCGGACGGCAGGCTCGCCGCGGTCGGCGACGCGATCCGGCCGTGGCAGCTCTCGTTCGACAACGCCGGCCGCGTCAGCGAGGCGCGCGGGCCGGCCGGCGTCGAACAGTTCACCTACGACGCGGCGGGCACCATGACCTCGGCGGTGACGCCGTCGTTGCCGGGGCCGCGGACGTACGCGGGCAACTGGATCGTCTCCGCCGGCGACACCTACTACAGCGCCGACGCGCAGGGCCGGGTCACCGGACGGTACGACACCAGCCGGCAGGGCGGGCCGTCCTGCACCTACGCGTGGGACCACCTCGACCGTCTCCGCTCCGCGGTCACCCCCGACGGCGCGCTCTGGACCTACCACTACGACCCGCTCGGACGGCGCTTCGCGAAGCGCCGCTTCGCCGCCGGGGAAGGCGGCGAGGCCGAACTCACCGACGACTTCCGGTTCCTGTGGAACGAGATGACCCTCGTCGAACGAGTCGAGTACCGGCCCGCGGACAACTCCTACCGGATCCTCACGTGGGAGCACCTCTACGACGACGATCGCCCGGTCGTCCAGGTCGAGACCGCGGGTCCCGGTTCTCCCGCCCGGTTCCGTGCGGTGATCACCTCACCGGCCGGAAAGCCGACCGAGCTGCTGGACGAGCACGGCGCGCTGGTGTGGCAGGACCGCAGCAGCTTCTGGGGCGCGCCGCTGCCCGGCGCCGACTCCGCGGCGATCCCGCTGGCGTTTCCCGGTCAGCACCGTGACGAGGAGACCGGGCTGCACTACAACGTGTACCGGTACTACGACCCGCAGACCACGCGCTACCTCAGCCAGGATCCGATCGGCCTCGCGGCCGCGCCCAACCCGGTCGGCTATGTCGACCAGCCGCTGCTCGTCGGTGATCCGCTCGGGCTCGTGGGCACCTGTGGTGCCACCGGTCCGCAGGGCGGGACGCGTTCCCTTCCGGGACCACCGCCGCGACGTAGGGAGTTCCGGGAGCGCACCGACTTCCGGCACGACGTGGACAGCATGACGAAGGAGGAGTTCGAGCGGTTCAAACCCCAGCTCGACGAAATGCTGAAGGCGGACAAGCACTTCTTCTGGTCCGGTGGCTTCCTCGACCGGCGGCGGGCTCCCGGCGACACCAGCGACCCGTATCTCGGCCCGCTGCAGGACCGGGCCACCCAGATCGCGAGGCAGCACGGCGGCAACACCCTCGAAGGCACGTTGTACGACAACAAGATCAAAATGCCCGGCTGGGTCAACGATCCCAACGACCCGAGGAAAGCGCTCGTCGAGGAGAAGTGGAAGTACGTCTCGGAGCGGTGGGCCAACAACAGCCCGGGAAGCGCCCATGTCGTGTTCCCCGGCAGGCCCGACGCGCATTCACGCATCGACCTGTCCTCCAAAGAGAGCGGCCCGGACGACATCTATTCCCACCGCCGCGAAGGCAACGTGTGGGACACCATCGAGTACCCGCGGCTGCGGGACAACGGGATCACGGACATCACCAAGTACGACTCCGAGACCGGCAACGCCCGGCCCTACCGGCATCGCGCCTGA
- a CDS encoding FtsX-like permease family protein → MLTLAVRLLRHHRATAVATGLVAVAGMALVVAMAALLGTGRSRGTAAADRDFLTQFPLILGGWVVAIVVFAMVSTISVTLDGRAGELGGLRLIGAGPRQVRVLVSAETFVICAVAALPGLGLGHLLGWSLLRGVRGAGLTDPATVYAPGFVLPVAGIVVVLGAGVLAGWIGSRGTARRSPVDAGEPARRGSRPVVRRRMVAAVLILAGLGSASAVLALPGDSIATTATTGPATVLTAIGLAVLAPELVASAHRLLRLAAPRDRGAGAHLATVNLAAAPERMRPAVTFLTLLVGVSAGTLAMQGIENRHVTADSTARVLASINYLVVVLIGVFMAIALTNNLVAAIGRRRGEFAVLALIGSTGRQVRGVLLRETAAATVTAVVTATVGAIGCVVPFAVVKTGSPAAAFAVGPYLLSMVFGAAVALLVTAFSGARAVRAVAVPA, encoded by the coding sequence GTGCTGACTCTCGCTGTGCGCCTTCTCCGCCACCACCGGGCGACGGCGGTCGCCACCGGTCTCGTCGCGGTGGCCGGCATGGCGCTGGTGGTCGCCATGGCCGCGTTGCTCGGCACCGGGCGCTCCCGCGGCACCGCCGCCGCGGACCGTGACTTCCTCACGCAGTTCCCGCTGATCCTGGGTGGCTGGGTGGTCGCGATCGTCGTGTTCGCGATGGTGTCCACGATCAGCGTCACCCTCGACGGCCGCGCCGGTGAGCTCGGCGGCCTCCGGCTGATCGGTGCCGGGCCCCGGCAGGTGCGGGTCCTCGTCTCGGCGGAGACGTTCGTGATCTGTGCCGTGGCCGCGCTGCCGGGACTCGGCCTCGGTCACCTCCTCGGCTGGTCGCTGCTGCGGGGAGTGCGCGGCGCCGGGCTGACCGATCCGGCCACGGTCTACGCGCCGGGTTTCGTCCTGCCCGTCGCCGGGATCGTCGTGGTGCTCGGCGCCGGCGTGCTGGCGGGGTGGATCGGCAGCCGCGGGACGGCCCGGCGCAGCCCGGTCGACGCGGGAGAACCGGCACGGCGCGGGTCGCGACCGGTCGTCCGGCGGCGGATGGTCGCGGCCGTGCTGATCCTCGCGGGCCTCGGCTCGGCCTCCGCCGTGCTGGCGCTGCCCGGCGACAGCATCGCGACCACGGCGACGACCGGTCCGGCCACGGTCCTGACGGCGATCGGACTCGCGGTACTGGCCCCGGAACTGGTGGCCTCGGCCCACCGGCTGCTGCGGCTGGCCGCCCCGCGCGACCGCGGCGCCGGAGCCCACCTCGCCACGGTGAACCTGGCCGCAGCACCCGAGCGGATGCGTCCGGCCGTCACCTTCCTGACGCTGCTGGTGGGAGTCTCGGCCGGAACGCTGGCCATGCAGGGGATCGAGAACCGGCACGTCACGGCCGACAGCACCGCGCGGGTCCTGGCATCGATCAACTACCTCGTGGTCGTCCTCATCGGAGTGTTCATGGCGATCGCCCTGACGAACAACCTGGTCGCCGCGATCGGCCGCCGCCGAGGCGAGTTCGCCGTGCTCGCCCTGATCGGTTCGACCGGCAGGCAGGTTCGTGGCGTGCTGCTGCGTGAAACGGCGGCGGCCACCGTCACCGCGGTCGTGACCGCGACAGTCGGGGCGATCGGGTGCGTGGTGCCCTTCGCCGTGGTGAAGACGGGCAGCCCGGCGGCGGCGTTCGCTGTCGGCCCGTACCTGCTCAGCATGGTGTTCGGCGCAGCTGTCGCGCTGCTCGTGACGGCGTTCTCGGGTGCCCGCGCTGTCCGCGCGGTGGCGGTGCCGGCGTGA